The genome window ATTGACGGTGAACCTTTGATTCAACGCGTAGTGACGCTAACCGGAAAAGCCATTAAGCACCCGCAGAACGTGTGGGCTCGGCTCGGTACCCCTATTCAATTTTTATTGGATCAATTTGGCTACAAAGAAGACAAAAAAATCCCTCGCTTGATCATGGGAGGCCCACTGATGGGCTTTGCTCTTCCTCATAGCCAAGTGCCGATCACCAAAATATCCAACTGTATTTTAGCACCGACGCGTCGTGAACTGGCACCACCAAAACCGGAAATGCCATGTATTCGTTGCAGCGCGTGTGCCGATGCTTGCCCTGCTTCGTTATTACCACAGCAACTCTTTTGGCACGCCAAAGCTGAAGAATATGAAAAGTGTGAAGAGCTCAATCTAAAAGACTGCATTGAATGTGGGGCTTGTGCCTATGTTTGTCCGAGCGATATTCCGCTCGTGCAATATTATCGCCAAGCGAAAGCAGAAATCAGAGAACGCCGTCTTGAAGCGGAAGCGGCGGATCGTGCCAAACAGCGCTTTGAGGCGAAGAAAGCACGGATGGAGCGCGATAAAGCGGAACGTGAGGAACGCTTTAAAAAAGCAGCGGAACAACGCCGTCAAAAAATGACCGAAGCCAATAACGGCAATGATGCTGTGGCTGCCGCGATTGAACGCGTTAAAGCACAAAAGCAAACATCCCAACAAGAGGCTGGTCCTAAACCCGCAGTGGCGGCTGCCATTGCTCGCGCCAAAGCCAAACAAGCCGAAGCCATGGGCCAAGAAGCAGAAGCGCCTGATAATAGTGAAATGATGAAATTGCGTGAAGAGCGTAAACGTCAGGCACGTGAGCGTAAGGCGGCGAAGCAACAACAGACCAACAGCGATAATGAATCGGCGTCTCAGGCTTCCTCCACCAATAACACCGCGCCAAGTGAAAGCAAAAGTGATGCGGTCGCCGCAGCGATTTCTCGCGCCAAGGCTCGTAAGCAGCAAGCGACATCGTCAGACACCGATGCATCACCCGCGCCTGACACCGCGCCGCCATCACACGCTGAGACCGACTCGGCTGCGCAAGACAGCGACCCGAAAAAAGCCGCCGTCGCCGCTGCCATTGCCCGCGCCAAAGCTCGTAAGCAGCAGCAAGCGATATCGTCAGACACCGATGCATCACCCGCGTCTGATACCGCGCCGCCATCACACGCTGAGACCGACTCGGCTGCTAAAGACAGCGACCCGAAAAAAGCCGCCGTCGCCGCTGCCATAGCCCGTGCTAAAGCTCGCAAGCAGCAGCAAGCGACATCGTCAGACACCGATGCATCACCCGCGTCTGATACCGCACCGCCATCACACGTTGAGACCGACTCGGCTGCTAAAGACAGCGACCCGAAAAAAGCCGCCGTTGCCGCAGCCATTGCTCGCGCTAAAGCTCGCAAGCAGCAGCAAGCGACATCGT of Vibrio zhugei contains these proteins:
- the rsxC gene encoding electron transport complex subunit RsxC — protein: MDNMSLIEQIKSGKLWDFPGGIHPPENKKQSTKKPLVDAGIPRELIIPLKQHIGRAGDVIVNVGDQVLKGQPLTQCNTGFTVPVHAPTSGIVTAIEQRTVAHPSGLEETCLILESDGHDRWIERSPYQDFRLATPSELIEHIRRAGISGMGGAGFPTARKIESGQAKIDMVIINAAECEPYITANDALMREYADDIIKGIDIVEHILSPKLTVIGIEDNKPQAIKALEAAAADHENILIRVVPTKYPSGGAKQLIKLLTNQEVPSGRRSSELGQMVFNVGTVHAIKHAIIDGEPLIQRVVTLTGKAIKHPQNVWARLGTPIQFLLDQFGYKEDKKIPRLIMGGPLMGFALPHSQVPITKISNCILAPTRRELAPPKPEMPCIRCSACADACPASLLPQQLFWHAKAEEYEKCEELNLKDCIECGACAYVCPSDIPLVQYYRQAKAEIRERRLEAEAADRAKQRFEAKKARMERDKAEREERFKKAAEQRRQKMTEANNGNDAVAAAIERVKAQKQTSQQEAGPKPAVAAAIARAKAKQAEAMGQEAEAPDNSEMMKLREERKRQARERKAAKQQQTNSDNESASQASSTNNTAPSESKSDAVAAAISRAKARKQQATSSDTDASPAPDTAPPSHAETDSAAQDSDPKKAAVAAAIARAKARKQQQAISSDTDASPASDTAPPSHAETDSAAKDSDPKKAAVAAAIARAKARKQQQATSSDTDASPASDTAPPSHVETDSAAKDSDPKKAAVAAAIARAKARKQQQATSSDTDASPAPDTAPPSHAETDSAAQDSDPKKAAVAAAIARAKARKAANKQHSATNSEEND